In Methanothermobacter sp. K4, one genomic interval encodes:
- a CDS encoding hydroxymethylglutaryl-CoA synthase, which translates to MAGIVGYGVYVPSYRIKVEEIARVWGDDPQAISRGLVVEEKSVPGPDEDTATISVEAARNALKRSQIDPSRIGAVYVGSESHPYAVKPTATIVAEAVEATPEMTAADLEFACKAGTAGIQACMGLVDSGIIEYGLAVGADTAQGAPGDALEYTASAGGAGYVIGKENCLAEIRETYSFTTDTPDFYRREGMPYPRHGGRFTGEPAYFKHVLGAATGMMEKTGLSAADFDYAVFHQPNGKFYLKAAKKLGFESEQVKPGLLTPVIGNTYSGATPIGLAATLDVAEPGARILAVSYGSGAGSDAFIIEVTDEIERKRDLAPTVSEIISHKKYVDYALYAKFKGKLRMA; encoded by the coding sequence ATGGCTGGAATCGTTGGATATGGAGTTTACGTTCCATCATACAGAATAAAGGTTGAAGAAATAGCGAGAGTCTGGGGAGATGACCCCCAGGCCATATCAAGGGGACTGGTTGTTGAAGAGAAATCAGTTCCAGGTCCAGATGAGGACACCGCAACAATCTCAGTGGAGGCTGCCAGAAACGCCCTCAAAAGAAGCCAGATAGACCCCTCAAGGATAGGGGCCGTCTATGTTGGTTCAGAATCCCACCCCTATGCAGTCAAACCAACAGCAACAATCGTCGCAGAGGCCGTGGAGGCAACACCTGAAATGACAGCGGCTGACCTTGAATTCGCATGTAAAGCAGGTACTGCAGGTATACAGGCCTGTATGGGACTAGTTGACTCAGGAATTATCGAATACGGCCTTGCAGTTGGCGCAGATACAGCACAGGGGGCACCGGGGGACGCCCTTGAATACACAGCATCAGCAGGTGGAGCCGGCTACGTTATAGGGAAGGAAAACTGTCTTGCAGAGATAAGGGAAACCTACAGTTTCACCACCGACACCCCCGACTTCTACAGGAGGGAGGGAATGCCCTACCCCAGACACGGTGGAAGATTCACAGGGGAACCCGCCTACTTCAAACACGTTCTTGGAGCTGCAACTGGCATGATGGAAAAGACTGGCCTCTCTGCAGCTGACTTTGACTACGCGGTTTTCCACCAGCCAAACGGGAAGTTCTACCTGAAGGCAGCGAAAAAGCTTGGATTTGAAAGCGAACAGGTGAAACCTGGGCTTTTAACACCGGTCATAGGTAACACATACTCCGGTGCAACACCAATAGGCCTTGCAGCAACACTTGACGTTGCAGAACCCGGGGCAAGAATACTTGCAGTCTCCTATGGTTCAGGGGCCGGAAGTGACGCATTCATAATAGAGGTCACCGATGAGATAGAGAGAAAGAGGGACCTCGCCCCAACCGTTTCTGAAATAATCAGCCACAAAAAATACGTTGACTATGCGCTCTATGCCAAGTTCAAGGGCAAACTCAGGATGGCTTAA
- a CDS encoding DASS family sodium-coupled anion symporter, whose translation MVKNYKVLETYSYQPRGGNITDAKKGFILSFLLALAVYLIPLPGLKASGHAALSLLVFAVSMWATEAAPLAVTSLIILFAQPLIGVESFENAVIGFANPILFLMIGGFIMAEAIRKSGLAQRFTYYLLGRLGTSPERGLFVSIFSTGLLSAWIENVVAFVMLLPIIKEIVDIMGCSEPERGRSNYAKAMILGASFGSLAGGFGTEIGTAPNLMAAAYTQIPFLNWMIFGFPLAVAMLFVIWFVLMKIFPSEVTALCDGDAVIGKKLMELGEVKREEKVSAGILVFAILLWVTAGWTGINSYSVSLIAAVMFIFAGVISWKDAQKNIDWGLIVFFGGALSLGSALLKTGAAAWLINDLVRMLGSDPSTILVMLVLMVLAVLITQVMSNIALSAILVPLSVTLAGAQHQPVGIYAVPVAIACSLSFMLPMADPTVAMAYGSGYVKLRDIPRAGIPVIVIGIILTVLVITTLAVPFIA comes from the coding sequence ATGGTGAAGAATTATAAGGTACTGGAAACTTACAGTTATCAACCAAGAGGAGGTAATATTACGGATGCTAAGAAAGGATTTATTCTGAGTTTTCTTCTTGCACTTGCAGTGTACCTGATACCATTACCTGGCCTTAAGGCTTCAGGACACGCAGCACTATCCTTACTTGTTTTCGCGGTTTCAATGTGGGCAACCGAGGCAGCTCCGCTTGCAGTCACCTCCCTCATAATACTCTTTGCACAGCCACTTATCGGTGTCGAGAGCTTTGAAAATGCTGTTATAGGATTCGCAAACCCCATACTCTTCCTTATGATAGGCGGTTTCATAATGGCTGAGGCCATAAGGAAGAGTGGCCTTGCACAGAGATTCACCTACTACCTTTTGGGGAGACTTGGAACATCACCCGAGAGGGGTCTCTTTGTGAGCATATTCTCCACGGGTCTTCTCTCAGCGTGGATTGAGAACGTGGTGGCATTTGTCATGCTCCTTCCAATCATAAAGGAGATAGTGGATATAATGGGCTGTTCTGAACCTGAGAGGGGAAGGAGTAACTATGCGAAGGCAATGATACTGGGGGCATCATTCGGGTCCCTTGCAGGTGGTTTCGGGACGGAGATAGGGACAGCCCCCAACCTCATGGCGGCTGCCTACACCCAGATACCATTCCTCAACTGGATGATCTTCGGGTTCCCCCTTGCAGTTGCAATGCTCTTTGTAATATGGTTTGTCCTCATGAAGATATTCCCCAGTGAGGTCACAGCCCTATGTGACGGTGACGCAGTTATAGGGAAGAAACTGATGGAACTTGGGGAAGTTAAAAGGGAGGAGAAGGTCAGTGCAGGGATACTCGTATTTGCAATTCTGCTCTGGGTGACAGCTGGCTGGACAGGCATCAACAGCTATTCGGTGTCACTGATAGCCGCGGTGATGTTCATATTCGCAGGTGTTATAAGCTGGAAGGACGCCCAGAAGAATATTGACTGGGGACTCATTGTGTTCTTTGGGGGTGCACTCTCCCTTGGAAGCGCCCTCCTCAAGACTGGTGCCGCCGCATGGCTGATAAATGACCTTGTCAGGATGCTGGGCTCTGATCCATCAACTATTCTTGTCATGCTGGTCCTCATGGTCCTCGCAGTGCTTATAACTCAGGTGATGTCAAATATAGCATTATCAGCGATACTGGTTCCGCTTTCAGTGACCCTTGCAGGTGCACAGCATCAGCCGGTGGGCATATACGCGGTTCCTGTTGCCATAGCATGTTCACTGTCCTTTATGCTGCCAATGGCGGATCCAACCGTTGCAATGGCCTATGGTTCTGGCTACGTTAAGCTCCGTGACATACCAAGGGCAGGAATTCCGGTGATAGTGATAGGCATCATCCTGACGGTCCTTGTGATCACAACACTCGCGGTGCCATTCATAGCATAG
- a CDS encoding thiolase domain-containing protein — translation MRDVAIIGVSQTKFGELWDVSFRDMITEAGLGAIEDAGVEGADLEAMYVGNMSAGLFIKQEHISSLIADHAGLTPIPSTRVEAACASGGLALRSGIMAVASGYHDIVISAGVEKMTDVVDPTPAIATASDQEWEAQQGVTFPSLYAMMARRHMYEYGTTREQLAMVSVINHENASNNPRAQFPMKVTVEQVINSTMVADPLRLLDCSPISDGAAAVILCPAEMAREYTDTPVYVKASAQASGTIALHDRRSITRIDATVNAARSAFKMADLTPGDIDLVEVHDCFSINGILAVEDLGFFEKGEGGRAFEEGMTRIDGEIPVNPSGGLKARGHPLGATGIAQAAEVVWQLRGEAGKRQVEGAEIGMTHNIGGTGGTAAVHIFSR, via the coding sequence ATGAGGGATGTAGCAATTATTGGAGTCTCACAGACAAAATTCGGAGAACTCTGGGATGTCTCATTCAGGGACATGATAACAGAGGCCGGCCTCGGTGCCATAGAGGATGCTGGAGTTGAAGGTGCAGACCTCGAGGCGATGTACGTTGGTAATATGTCAGCGGGCCTATTCATAAAACAGGAGCACATTTCTTCACTCATCGCAGACCATGCCGGCTTAACACCAATACCCTCAACAAGGGTGGAAGCCGCCTGTGCATCAGGTGGACTCGCCCTGAGAAGCGGTATAATGGCTGTGGCATCAGGATACCATGACATTGTGATATCAGCAGGTGTTGAGAAGATGACAGACGTTGTTGACCCCACACCTGCAATTGCAACAGCCTCCGACCAGGAATGGGAGGCCCAGCAGGGTGTAACCTTCCCATCACTCTACGCCATGATGGCAAGGAGGCACATGTACGAGTACGGTACAACAAGGGAGCAGCTCGCTATGGTCTCCGTGATAAACCATGAGAATGCCTCAAACAACCCAAGGGCCCAGTTCCCAATGAAGGTCACAGTCGAACAGGTCATCAACTCAACCATGGTCGCGGATCCCCTAAGGCTCCTTGACTGTTCACCCATATCTGATGGTGCAGCAGCAGTCATACTCTGCCCCGCCGAGATGGCCAGGGAATACACCGATACCCCTGTCTATGTGAAGGCATCCGCACAGGCCTCAGGTACCATTGCACTGCACGATAGAAGAAGTATAACCAGGATTGACGCCACCGTGAATGCAGCAAGATCCGCATTCAAGATGGCAGATCTGACACCAGGGGACATAGACCTTGTTGAGGTCCATGACTGCTTCAGCATAAATGGTATACTGGCTGTTGAGGACCTTGGATTCTTTGAGAAGGGTGAAGGTGGAAGGGCCTTTGAAGAGGGCATGACCCGCATTGATGGTGAAATACCCGTAAACCCCTCGGGGGGTCTCAAGGCACGTGGTCATCCACTCGGGGCCACAGGTATCGCCCAGGCGGCTGAGGTGGTCTGGCAGCTACGTGGTGAAGCCGGTAAGAGGCAGGTTGAGGGTGCTGAGATAGGTATGACCCACAACATCGGTGGAACCGGTGGGACAGCGGCTGTGCACATATTCTCAAGGTAG
- a CDS encoding heparan-alpha-glucosaminide N-acetyltransferase, translated as MGVASSSERFHEVDAMRGIAVVMMIIYHVIFDLNFLGAMELDMNSSLLWLTGRLAAFLFIFLVGVSLSLSHSRRGPGSHGHYIKRGIRIFLYGLLITAVTWIYPHEGFIVFGVLHFIGVAVIITYPFAGRRALSVIAALLVLAAGMWISGLRVDTPFFVWLGLKPHGFCTLDYFPLFPWLGVVLLGIFTGDTLYPGYRRRWKREFPARNHTLEFLGKNSLAIYFIHQPVILAFIWFLMNI; from the coding sequence ATGGGGGTAGCATCGTCCAGCGAGAGGTTCCATGAGGTCGATGCCATGAGGGGCATCGCTGTTGTGATGATGATTATATACCATGTGATCTTTGACCTCAATTTCCTTGGGGCGATGGAACTGGATATGAACTCATCGCTACTCTGGCTCACCGGCAGACTTGCCGCATTTCTCTTCATATTCCTTGTGGGAGTATCACTCAGTCTCAGCCACTCCAGAAGGGGCCCCGGGTCCCATGGACATTACATTAAGAGGGGTATCAGGATATTCCTCTACGGCCTCCTGATAACTGCCGTCACCTGGATATACCCCCATGAGGGATTCATAGTATTTGGGGTGCTGCATTTCATAGGGGTTGCTGTTATCATCACATACCCATTTGCAGGAAGAAGGGCACTCTCAGTTATCGCGGCGCTCCTGGTACTGGCAGCGGGTATGTGGATTTCAGGCTTGAGGGTGGACACCCCATTTTTTGTCTGGCTTGGACTGAAGCCCCATGGATTTTGCACTCTTGACTACTTTCCATTGTTTCCCTGGCTCGGTGTTGTACTTCTTGGTATCTTCACAGGGGATACCCTTTACCCGGGATACAGGAGAAGGTGGAAAAGAGAGTTCCCAGCGAGAAACCATACACTTGAATTTCTGGGAAAAAACTCACTGGCCATTTACTTTATCCACCAGCCTGTAATACTGGCTTTCATATGGTTTTTAATGAATATTTAA